GGGGCTGTTGGTCAGCACCCAACGCGTTTCCTTCTGCTCCATCGGCTGGGGATCGCCGCGTTCGAGGTAGGCGCGGAGCGCCTCGCGCCGCACCTGGTTGCTCTGGGCGGCGGTCTGGTGGAAATACGCGGCGTGGCCCTCGGTGGCGTTTTGCCAGAGGCCTGCGACGAGCAGCGCACCCCAGAGCGTCGCGCCGGCCATGAAGGGCCAGCGCACGCGGCCGGGGGCGGGCACAAGGCGCGTGAGGGCGAGCGCACCGGCCAGCGCGCCGATGAACAACAGGTCGCCGTAGCGCGAGACATGGCCCTCGGTGCCGCCGCCGCGCGCCAGCGCCAGGCCCACGGCGTGGGCGAGATTCCAGAGCCCGAGGGAAAAGATGATGCGGTCGGCGGCGTTGGCATCGGACCGCCCGCGCAGGCGCAGCGCGTGCACGAGCCACGGCACCTGCAGGATGGCCGCGGCGCCGGGCAGGTTGCTCGGCCAGCCGAGTTGGAAGATCACGCCATGCAGCACGTCGAGCAGGCTGCGGGCTTCGTTGGCCGGACCGGCGCGGCCGCCGGCCTGCCAGTGGATGAGGCCGAACATCGCGAGCCCGATTCCCGCCACCACGGCCGGGGCGACCAGGCGGCGGCGTTCCCGTTGGCCGGTCCATAGGATGGCGGCGACCACCGCCAGCGGCGCGGCCCACATGCTCGCGAGCGTGCCGAGTCCGGCCATGCCCATGCCCTGCGCGAACCACCAGCGGCGACTGCCGGGCTCCTGCGTGTGCGCGCCGTGCACGTGGACAAAGAGGCAGAGCAGCGCCAACGGGAACTGCGACTGGAAGCCCCACGCGATGTTTTCCCAGGCGAAGGGCAGCGCGCCGCCGAGCAGCAGCACCGCGGAGACGAGGCCCGCGCCGCGCGCGGAGAAGGTCCGCCACGCCCAGCGGGCGACGAGCCCGATGAACAGCGAATGCAGCGCGGCGTTGAGCGTCATCTGCACGAGCGGGTCCCAGCGGCCGGTGAACACGACCTGCAGCCAGCTCAGGAGGCGCGTCCACACCGGCAGGTGCTCGAAGTGCGGCGTGAAGAAGGTCCAGGGCCGCAGCGTTCCGTCGAGCCACGGGCCGATGATCTGCTGCGCCTCGATGATCCACTGGTCGTTGTAGGGGATGTCGGCGGCGTAGGTCGCGATTTCCCGCAGGCGCGCGGCGAAAACGAACACCATCACTCCCGTCGGCACGAGCCAGAGGCGGTGCGGGTTGGCCGCGACGGTTGTCGAAGCAACCGGCGTGTCGGCCGCAGCGGGTTGACGCCACGCGGCACAGGCGTCGGCCACGATGGCCGCGAGCGCGACAAGGTAGAGTGGGTAGGCGGAGGCCATCGCCGCCGGGCTCATGTTGAAGAAGGCCGTGACGTGCACGAGCACGTTGATGACGAGGTAGGCCGCGCAACCACCGAGCAGCGCGAGCGCCAGCCCGAGGCGGAAGGTGGGGCGGTGGTTGACGGCGGACTCGAGCGTGCGCACGAGGCCGACAAAGAGCACCAGCGGCCCAAGCCAGCCAAACAGACGGCCGATCAGCAGGCCGAAGGATTCGAGGCGTTCCACCTTGGCACGGGCGACTTCGGCCTGGGCCGGCGGGAGCGGATCGGGCGAGCGCGGCGCGTGGCTCAGGCGCATGTTCACGATGTCCCGGAACGGCTTGAGCTCGGCGTAATCGCCGACGCTGTCGGGCGCGCGGGCGGTGAAGCCCTTGAACTGGATAAAAAACGCGAGGTACTCGGCCGCGCCGTCGGCCAGCGGACCGACGTCCTTTTCGCTGAGCGGCGGCACGAAGCCCGAGCGACGCGGGCGGGCGGGCACCTTGCCGGCGTCGCAAGCGGCGTTGAGTTCGTCGGCGATGCGCCGGTAGTGCCGCATCGCCGTGCCGGCATCGGGCGCGAGGCCGGCGGCGGCCATGGCGTCGCGGATCGCCCACACGAACCAGCCGCCGCGGATTTGGCGCTCGCTGGCGGGGAAGAGGTTTTTCTCGACCCAGTGTTCGCCGATCGGGCCCTCCAGGTGCGGACGCAGCTGAGCAAAGGCCGGGCTCAGCTCATAGGCCGCCTCGCGCATCTGGCGCGTGACCGGCACCTGGTGCGGCAGCTCCGGACCGACCTGGAGCCGGGTGAGCGCGCCGTAGGCATCTTTGAAATCCTTCGCGCGGAACTCAACCGTGCCGAACCAGCCATAGTGGCGGTAATTCAGGGTCGAGACGATGAGCGAGGGCAGCACGGCGGCGCCGACAAACAGACCGAGGCTCACGGCGAGCGTCCGCCAGCGGGTGGCGAGTTCGCGGCCGAGTGACGCGGCGACACCGAAGAGGAGCAGGCCGACGGCGGGCAGCAGCCAGACGCTTTCCTCGCGCGTCAGCCAAAAACAGCCGAGCGCCAGGCCGCCGAGCGCGGCGGGGGCGGCCTGTTTTCGCCAGGATTCGCGGCGGTGGTGGAACAGGCGCACGAGGCCCGCGACCACGAGCAGCGCGAGCGGCGTGTAGACGTTCTGCCGCATGAGCCGGCCGAGGTTGCCGGCGTCCCAGGTCATGGGGTTGGCGAGCAGCAGCGTGTAGAGGCCGAACTGTGCGCCGGCCGACGTGAACCACGGCCGCAGGGCGCGGGTGAGCGTGGCGGCGGCGCCCGCGTAAACCAGCTGTTGCGCGAGGATGAGCGGCAGGCCGGTCCAGAAGACGCCGGCGAGGAAGAGCGGGAAGAACGGACCTTTCGCCAGCGTGAACTGGTTGTAGGGCCCGAGCCAGTCGCCGTTGATGAGATGCGCGGCCTGGAGGGCGAAGAGCTTGTCGTCGTGGATGGCCGCGCCGATGGCGTAGATCGTCTGGCCCGAGGTGAGCCAGAGTTTGGCGACGGTGAGCGCGACCGCCGTCCAGAACCACGCGCGACTGGAGGCAGCGGGCGACATCAACGGGTGGCGGCGGGCCGGTTCACTTGAATTCGATGCCGGTCCAGCCGGTCCAGTCGAAGGCGTATTCGCCGTGCTCGCCCGGGTCGATGCGCATCACGACATGGCCGGTGCCCTTCGGCAGGCGGGCGGAGAAATGCTGGAGCCCGCGGTCGTTGAGGCGCGGCACCGGGTTGAGGTAGCGCTCGTGCAGGACCATGCGGTCGGAGCCGTCGGTCCAATACACGGTGAAGAGCGCGCCGTTGGTGTTGCCGCCCTTCGAGTAGGCGCCGGCGACGAAGCCGAAGTCGCCCTGGATCATCGTGGTGCCGGCGGGCACGGCGAAGATCATCTGGCTGGGCGCGTGCATGATCATGACCGTGCGCGAGTCGATGAGGTCCTCGTTCGGCGGATTGTGCGCCTCGTAGGAGATCGGCGGCTCGGAGAACATGTGGAACTTGGCGCGGTCGGCGCTCTTGAAGTAGTCCTTGCCTGCGTCGGAGGGCGGCAGCGCGGACAAGCGCACGACAACCTCCTCCTGCAGGCAGTCGCGGTCCTGCGGCGCGGTCTCGACGCGGATGCGGGCGGCGCGGCGCGGGGGCTTGCCGCCGGCGGCGTGCATGTAGGAGAGCATGTCGTCCACCACGGGGCTGAGCATGAAGCCGCCGCGGCCGATGGGCTGGGGCAGGCGGTGGACGGACTCGACGCCGCGGTCGTCGGTGATGCGCAGGTTCACCAGCGGCGGACGGAAGAGGAAGCGGCGGAGCTTGCCGAGGAGGTTGAAGCGGTAGTCGATCTCGACCCACACGCCCTGGTCGGCGGCGAGGTCGGAGACGTCGAGGTCCGCGCCGATCGTCGTCGTTGCGGTGCGCAGGAGTTTGGGCTCGAAGGCCGCGGCGTCGAAGGCGCCCGGCTTGCGCTGCCAGAGGGTGAAGCCCTGTTCGGAGAACAGGTAGGTGTAGCGCTGCACGAGCAGGCGCAGGACGTCGGGGTCGTCCATCATGGCGAGCCGGCCGTCGAGGGTCTGGAGCTTGAAGAGCACGAACTCCGGCGCGCGGTCCGAGGCGTAGTAGTCGTGGTTCAGACGCGACAGGTAGGGCGTGTAGGCGGAGTAGCCCTGGAAGACGGGGCGCGGCTGGTAGTTGAAGCCGTTGAACAGCGCGATGGCCTGCTCGAAGCCGAGCACGTCGAGCGAGGCGCGGCCGACGGTCTCCTTGACCTTGCGCAGGTCGTAGTTGTTGCGCTCGGCCTCCCACTTGCCGGCGTAAACCTCGCGGCCGTGGTTCACGCCGAGGAAGAACCCGGCGTGGGTGTTGACGTTGTTCTGGGCGCCGCCCAGCGCGCCGCGCACGAGGCCGGGCAGCACGAGGTCGCAGCTGACGATCGCCAGGAGGCCGGCCGCGGCCAGCAGCGTGTGCTTGAGCCAGCGGAGCACCGGCGAGGGCTCGAGCACCAGGGGCGCGCTGACGATCACGGTGAGCGCGGCGTAGAAGAAGCCGATCTGGTGGCCGTCGGCGCGGATGTAACCGTGTTTCCAGTTGAGGTAGAGCAGGGCCAGCGCCCCGAGCGTGAGGGCGCCGTTGCGCACGCGGTCGGCGCTCGTGAGGAAGTTCACGCCAAGGAAGGCCACGACCAGCGCCACGACACCCAGCCCGCGGTAGAGCTGGCCGGAGGGGCAGGAGAGGCCCATCGCGTCCTGGTAACCCTGGCTGATCTGCCAGGAGCTGATGAAGTAGGCGGGCAGGTTGAGCGGGTTCTGGCCGCAGGCGGCCCAGCCGGCGATGAAGAGCGCGAGGAACACGCCGGGCACGATCAGCCCGGTGGCGCGCCGGGTCTTCCAGAGCGCGAGCGCGCAGGCGACAAGCACGAGGAAGAAGCCGAGCAGGAGGTTGGTGAACTTGACCAGCGAGAGGACCACCAGCAGTGCAATCCACCCGAGGGAAGACCAGCGCCAGGACTCCTCGCTGCGGCGGATCAGTTCCCAGCCGGCGAAAGCCATGACCGTCTGGTGAATCGCGTCCTGGTAGGAGAGGCCGAACAGAAAGAAGAACAGGAAGAAAAACACCCGCGCGTATCCGGTCAGCCGGTAAGCGTGCCAGAAGACGACGGCGGAGAACACGATGGCCTGCACGATATGCCAGCCGACGAGGACGTTCCAGTTGGCGCCCCAGAAGGTCTTGCCCATCGCCCAGCCGAGCGGGCCGTAGGTGAACACGACTTCCCGGCCGAACTGGCGGCCCTCCATAAAAAATTTCCCGATCGCCATGCGCCAGGAGGAGTCGAGCTCCATGGCCGGGAAATAGGGCAGCGTGAAGGCGACCAGCACCATCGCGACGAAGCCGAGGCCCCGGAAGGTCCAGTCAAGGAGACCCGGGCGGGCGGAGGGGGCGGACGCGGTTTCCATGGATTGAGGGGCCATTCCTAGGTTCGGGGGCGGGGGGCGTCTAGTGGGAATTTTCGAGGCGCAGGTGGCGCCAGTAGGTCCAGTCGCTCGCGGAGTTGCCGGCCGGGCCGGGCCCGATGGCGAACTCCAGTTCGCCGGCCCCGGCAGGCAGCGGCACGGCAAAATCCTGCGGACCGCGATCGGCCGGCTCATCGCGCGGGCGCAGCAGGCGGCGGAAGATCATTTCCGACCGGCCGTCCGCCGCGTGCCAGTGCACGAGGAATTCCGCGCCGTCCGAGGCGCCGGCGTTGGTCGCGGCGTAGGCTCCATCGTAGAGACCGAAGCTTCCGCGCAGGGTGGTGGCGCCGGCAGCGGCGCGGTAAACGAGCGAGGAGGGCGCGTGGGCATAGTATTCCAGCCCGCCCTCCACCTGCGAGAGCTGGGCGCCAAACGGGGCGGTGCCCCGCACAAACTCCAACGGGAGCTCCGGCGACCCGAGCGACAGGGCGGCCCAGCCGGTGCCCGGCGCGGTCGTCGTGACCGAGATTTCCACGGCGACCTCCGGTTGGAAGCAGTCGCGGTCCTGCGGGGCGGGTTCGAGGACAAACGAAGCCACGCGCCGGCCGGGTTCGCCATTGGCTGCGCGGAGAAACTCGGAAATGTCGTGGACCAGCGGACTGAGCGGAAAACCCGTCGCGGCGATCGGCGCGGGCAGGCGGTGATCCGAGACGGCGCCGGTGGTGTCCGTCACCTTGAGCCGCATCATCGGCGGCTTGAGCAGCAGGCGGCGGACGCGCCCGAGCAGGTTGAGCCGGTAATCGATTCGCACCCACACAGAGCGGTCGCCCAGATCGGTGAGATCAACCGGTTCGCCGAGGCGGGCGGTCACGCTGCGCACGGGCGCGGGCGAAGCCGCCGGACCGGCGGGTGCCGCCTTGCGTTGCCAGAGCGTGAAGCCGCGCTCGGTGAAAAGATAGCGGTAGCGCTGCGGCAGCAGGTCGAGCACCAGCGGATCGTCCATGCTCGGCAGGCGGTCGTCCACCGTCTGCAGCTTGAACAGCACGAACTCCGGCGCGCGCTCCGATTCGAAGTAATCACGGTTCAGGCGGGCGAGCCGGGGCGTGTAGGCGGAGTAGCCCTGGAAGACGGGGCGCGGCGCGTAGTTGAAACGGTTCAGCAGAAGGACGTCCTGCTCATAGCCCAGCACGTCGATCGGCCGGTCGCCGACCACGCGGCGCACGAGCGGCAGCGGCACCTCCGCGCGCAGCGAGTCGAGGGTCCAGTCGTATTGCGCGCGCAGGGTGCGCGGCTCAAGCAGGAGCGAGGCCTGGCGTTGCAGACGGTCCTTCAGCGTCGCGAGCGTGGCGGGGGCGACTCCGGGTGTGGCCAGTTCCGCGCCGCGCAGGGCGAGCAGCGCCGTCGCGACCAGCAGCAGCCGGCGCGGCCAGGGCCAGCGGAGGGCGTCGCCGGGCAGGTGCAGCGGGCTCACGACCACCGCGAGCGCCGCGAAGTAGAACACCAGCTGGTGGCCGTCGGCGCGGATGAAGCCGTGTTTCCAGCTCAGGAAAAGATAGGCCGCCGCGCCGGCGGCAAGCGCCCACCCGCGCCCGCGGTCGCGGTCGGCCAGCGCGCGCAGCCCGAGGAGCCCGACGAGGAGCGCCGCCGTCGCGAGGCCGTGGTAAAGCTGCACGCTCGGGCAGGACCAACCCATCGCATCCTGATAGCCGCTGCTGATCTCCCACGAGTGCCACAGGTAAGCCGGCAGATGGAGCGGGTTCTGCCCGCAGAACAGCCAGCCCGCGAGGAACAGGCCAGCCCACCACGCCGGCCCCTTCGCCGCGGCCCGCCAGTCGCGCCGGGCCAGCGGAGCGGCGGAGGCCAGCGCGACCAGCGCGACGGCCAGCACGAGGTTGGTGAACTTCACGAGCGACAGCAGCGCCAGCAGGGCGAGCAGCGCGACCGAGGAGCGCTGCCACGGTCCGGCGGAGCGGCGGATCAGTTCCCAGCCGGCCAGCGCGATCGCGGCCTGCTGCAGGATGTCCTCATGCCGCACGCCGAGGGTGAGGAAGAACAGCAGAAAGCCGACCCGGTGAAGCGGCGGCAGTCGGAAGGCCTGCCAGGTGAGCAGCGCGGCCAGGATGAGCGCGAGGCCCGCGTGCCACGCGACGAGCGCGCCCCATTGCGCGCCCCAATACATGTTGCCCATGGTCCAGCCGAGGGGGCCGTAGGTGAACACGACCTCCGTGCCGAAGGCGCGGTCGTCGGCGAACACGCGGCCCAGCGCCATCTGCCACGCCGAGTCGAGACCGAGCGACGGCATGGCCGGCAGGATGAAAGCACCCGCCGCCAGGGCGGCGAAGCACAGCGCGCGAAGCACCCGGTTGGCAGTGAGGCTGGAGGCGGCGGACATGCGGGCGGGGCGGGTCAGCGGGAGTATTCCAGCAGGAGGTCGCTCCAGTAGGTCCAGTCGCTGGCGGTGTTCTCGTAGGGGCCAGCGGTGATCACCAGTTCCAACTCGCCGCCCTGGTGCGGCGGGAGCGCGACGCGGAAACCATGCACCCTGCGGTCGGCGGGCTCATCGCGGGGGCGCAGCAGATGCCGGAAGAGGATCTCCTCCTTGCCGCCGTCGGGGCGCCAGCGCACAAGGAATTCCGCGCCGTCGGTCGGGCCCTTGTTCTCGGGGGCATAGGCGCCGGGCCGGATGCCGAACCCGCCGCGCAGAAAGGCCGCGTTCGCGGGCACACGGTAGGTGATGGTCGAGGGCGCGTGGGCGAAGAATTCCAAATGCCGGTCCACCATGGTCACGTCGGCGCCGTGGCGGGCGCTCGCGCGCACGGGCACCAGCGGCGAGCCCAGGGTGCCGAGGGTGAACTGGTCGGTAACCGCCGGTGGCAGAAGCGGGAACGCCTCCTCCGGCACGATCTCCCCCGGTTCCTTGCGCTGAAAAAGCCGGAAGCCCTGCGGCAGGAAGTAGTGCGATTCCACCTGCTTGTAGCCGGCGCGGATGAAGGCGTGCAGCGGCGGGAATTTCTCCAGCGGATACTTCGACCAGAAACGGTTGGGGCCCGCGCTGCAGTCCACGATGAAGAGCGGACGACTCGCGGCGAGGTCGCGCAACAGCGTGTCCATCGCGCCCGGCACGATGGCGTAGCTCGTATCGACGCCCGGAGCACCGTTGGTCCAAGGCACGAGGCCGGTGAGGAACGAGGCGTAGAGGAACCGGCTCGCGGGCAGGCGATCGGCCAGGAGGTAGATGTCCGGGTGGTAGCCCCACACGAAGATGCGGTCGGCGGCGTTGCTGTGTTCGCGGATGTGGTTCGACACGCGCATCGAAGGATCCACGGGAACGACGCGGTTGGGCCGGCGCGCGCTCAGGGCAAGCACCGCGGTGTGGTAGGTGACGAGCGCGAGCAGCAAAGCCGCGGCGACGCGCAACCAGCGACTGCGTGCCGACCCCAGCCAACCCGGCAGCAGTGCGAGGGCGAGGCCGGCGCCGAGGGAAAAAGGGGCGAGGAACTGGATGTGGTAATGCTGGAAATCACGCCCGCCCGCCGCCGCCCCGGCAAGGGCGACGAGCGACCAGACCGCCACGAACAGCAAGCCCGGGTTCGTCGCCTGTTCCGCGGGTTCGGGGCGGCGTTGCAGCACGCGGTGCAGAACAAACCCCGCGCCCGCAAACCACAGCGCCAGCAACCCGGGTTGGGCCGCGCCGAGCAGACGGAACGGCAGCAGCGCGCTCATCACTCGGTCGGCGAGCGTGGTTTCCGGTCCGTAGAACCGCAGGTTGTAGATCCAGGTGTAGAAAATCGCGTCACCAAGCGCGCCGCGCGCCGCCAGGTAGCCGGCGGTCAGCAGCACCGGCGCCAGCCAGCCGCCGATGAGGGTGAGCAGCGTCAGCGCCAGCCGGCGGGGCGGCCGGTTCGCCCGCCAGCCGAGGTAAAGCAGGGTGGCAAAGGGCGCGGCCGCGTCGAGCAGCGCGGGTTGTTTGGACAGGAACGCGCACCCGAACAGCGCGCCGGTCAGAAAAATCTGCCGCGCCGACGGCTTCGTGCCGCCGAGCAGCAACACCGCGGCGCCCGCACTGGTGAAGAACGCCACGAACCACTCCGTGTTGGCGGCGTTGGCGTCGCCCGCGTAGAGCATCGCGGTGGTCAGCAGCACAAACAAAGCGGCCGCGGCGATGCCGGCGAATCCGCCGCGCAGCGTACGGCCGGCGAGAAACAGCAGCCAGCCGGTGCCGGCGATCAGCAGCGCGATGGCGCAGCGCACGGCCCAGAGGTTGTTCTCGCCGAAAATCGCAAAGACGCCCGCCACGGCGTAATAGCTGAGCGGCGTGCGCTGGTCGATGGCGTCGCGGTAGAGCACGCCGCCGTCGAGGATCGCGCGCGCGGCGGTGGCGTGGATCGCTTCGTCGAGATTCCAGAGCCCGAAGCTGAAGGCCGGCCACCGCAGCCAGAGCGTGCCCGCCGTGATCAGCAGCAGCACGAGGAGCGAAGTGGTCCGGGGCGGCAGGAAACGCATGGCGGATTACCGGAGCTCGGGATCGGACCAGAACGTCCAGTCCTTGGCCGTGTTGCCGTTGGAATGCGTGAGGAACGACAGCCAGGCATCGGTCGGATGGCGGCGGTCGGGCAGGGTGACGGAAAGCTGTTGCAGGCCGCGATCCGCGGCTTGGGCCACGGGGTCGAGCGAGCGGGACAGCAGCCGCGTCCGCTCGCGGCCGTCGGTGAGCCACACCTCAAAGGTCGCACCGTTGGTCGCGTAGGGTTGTTCCCGGGCGCCGTCGGGGATGCCGTAGGCCACGTCCAGCGTGCGGACGCCGGGCGGCAGCGGGGCGACGAGGATGCCCGGAGCGTGCACGAGCCGCATGGGCCGGCCGAGGGCGTTCTGCGGATTCGACGGCATCAGCGCGGCGATGCGGTAACCGTCCCGATCCTGCCGCAGCACCTGTTTGCGCCGGTAAACAATGAAGTGGGCGTCGAACTCGAGCAGGGACCGGCCGGGCACGTCGAGCTGTGCGACGTCGGCGCTGCGGTTGAACTCGCGCACGCGTTCATAGGCGGATGCGACGAGTTCGCCGGAGATGCGCTCGAGCTGCCCGTCGCTGGTGGCGCGGAGCACGAGCCAGTCGGGCTGGAGATAAAGAATGAGATGGGCCCAGGGCGTGCCGACGAGCCGGCAGGCATCCGTGACCTCGCGGGAGGACAGGCCCGGCCAGTCGTAGGTTTTCAGACCGGAGAAGAAGCCGATGTAGCCGAGCGGCTCCATGAACACGGTGTCCGAGGGTTTCGCATTGGCGCGGAGCCACTCGCCGATTTCGCGCCGCGTGCCGTCCTCGATGAGGGTTTGCTGCGCCCGCATCTGGCGCGCCGTGCCGACCGTCATGAAGAGTCCGACGGCCAGCAGCAGGACGCCCACTGCGCCCGTGACCCAGCGGCCGACCGCCCCGCCCGCGGTCCAGAGCTGGCCGAGCACGCTCGCGAGCGCGACGAAGGCGAGCAGGCCCACCGGCGGCAGGTACCAGGGGAACGGGAAGTAGGGGACGAAGGACAGGTAGGCCGCGGCGAAGAAGAAGGCGAGCGACGCGACCCGCGCCTCGGGGCGCACTTTCGGCAGCAGCCAGATCACGCTGGCGAGCGTCGCGAGCACGCGGCCGAACGGCCACAGCCAGGCGGGCCAGGCGGGAAACATGTGGTAGGACGGCAGGAACACGCCCAGCGCCGCGGTGTCGCCCGACCAGATTTTCCACGGCAACTGCCAGAAGTTTTCCCGGAAACGCGTCCAGGCGAGGAGCCCGCCGCTTTGCGCGCCCTTGGCCACGATGGTGTGCGGCACGGGCGAACCGTAATACCACCAGGCCCACAGCAGCCACGGAGCGTAGAGCGCGGTGGTGAGCAGCCCGGCCTTGAGGAAGACGAGCAGTTGTGCCCGGCGGTCGCCGCCGGTGCGGGCGGGGTCGTTGAAGATCCAGCAGCCCGCGGCCACGAGCCCGATGTAGATGAAACTGTCGGGCCGGGTCCACATGAGGCCCGCCCACGCGCCGCCGAGGTGCAGCCACTGGCGCGGGCCGGGCGTGAAATGCGCCCGCAGCGCGAGACCGAGGAACAGCAGCATGAACGCCGTCTCCATGCCGTTGATCGTGAAGTCCAGCATCTTGGCGTCGGTGGCCAGCAACAGCGCGAGCAGGGCGGCGGCCACCCCGGGCCAGGCCAGCCGGCGGGCGAGCCCGACGAGCACGGCGGCCGCGCCGCCCAGCGCGGCGATGCACATGAAACGGAAAATCCACAGCGCGGCCGCATCGGAGCTGTTGCCCGTGAGCAGGCTCGCCACCGCCGGCAGCAGCACGCCGAGCGGCGAGGTGAAGGTGTGCAGGCGGTCGCCGTGGTTGAAGACCAAGCCGTGCCCCGTCGCCAGGTTTTTGCTGGAACGGTAGGTGATGTAGTAGTCCTCCCACGCGTGCTGCGTGAACAGCGCGAAGACCAGGGCGGCGAGGGCGACCGTGAGGAAGGAGAGGAGGCGGGGCCTCGGGCTGGCGAACAGGCTGGGCATGAAGACGGCCAACGAAAGGCGGCCCGCCGCCGGCTGTCAGCATGAAAGCGGGTCACGGGGTGCGCGATGCGGCCGCGGTTTCGCCATGACCGGCGGGCGACCGCACCCCGCCATCGGGACAACGCGAGCCGGGATATTCAGAACGCGCTTGCCCGTCCGGCGGAGGGCGTTGTTTGCTCGCGCCTCTGACACCGGCGAGCCCCAGTTCCAAAACCAGACCGTCATGGGCCGCGTGGGCCGTGGTGGGGCTGTTCGCGGTGCTGGCGCTGGCGCCGTGGTGGCGCAACCACACGCACCTGCGCAGTTTCTTTGACTACGGTCTGGCGATGGCCGGCGCGGGCCGCATCGAGGCGGGGCAGAAACCCTACGTCGATTTTATCACGCCGGCGCAGGCCGGTTGGTATTTTCTCAACTGGGCGTCGGAGAAGGTCGGTGGCGGCACGTTTCAGGCGATGACCCTCGGCGGGGCCGCGAGCATCCTGATTTCCTACGCGGTCCTGCTCGGCATGCTGGCCCGGCGCTGGTCGCTCCCCGCCGCGGCGGTCATGGCGGGTGGGTTGGTGTGCGCGACGGTGTCACAGCACACGCTGTGGTGGTACAACCCGTGGGGCGTGATCTGCCTGACCGTGGTCGCGTGGGCGGGCGCGGTCGCGCCGGTGTTGCGGCGCGAGCACCTCGGCTGGCACCTGCTCGCGCTGGCGGGCCTGTTTTTCGGCGGCATCAACAAGATCAACATGCAACTCATGGCCGTGGCGCTGGCCCTGGCCTGGGCGGTGCGCGCCGGGCTCAATGGCCGCGCGTCGGCCGGTCGCGTGTTGCTGACCGTCCTGTTTTACCTCGGGGCCCTGGCCCTGCCCGTGCTCGCGGAGATGGCCTGGACCGGCGCGTCGTTCGCCACCTGGTGGCACAACGTGATCACGCTGCCCGCGTCGAGCCGCAGCGGCATGGCGCTGGAGGCGTTTTCCCCGAAATACCTCCTCACGCCGTTCAACGACCATTACTACGGCCTGCTGTTGAAACCGGTTGGTCTCATCGGCCTGGTGCTGACCGTGCAAACCGTTGGGCAGATCCTGATCCACACCTGGCGCGAGGCCGGGTGGTGGGAACGGATCCTGCCCGTGGTCTGCGGCCTCGTGGCCTACGCCGGCGGCGTGGTGCTGCTCGCCACCAACATGGACATCGCCTACACCGGCATCGGCGGCTGGCTTGCGCTGCTGGTGGCGCTGTGGCTCGGCTTCGGGCTGCCGGCGCAGGGACGCTGGTTCAACGCCGTGATGCTCGCATCGGCGCTGGGCATCGGGGCGGTCGCGTGGCATTCGGCGTGGATCGGACAGCGTTCTCAGTTCGGCCACTCCGGCAGCCCGCGGGCGGCCTATGTGGACGCCGGAAGCGCCGGCCCCGACTTCGGTTATTTTCGCGGCACCTTCATGCCGCCCGAGACGGTCGAGTCGCTGCGGGAGCTGGGGGCCTGGCGGGCCGCGCTGCCGGCCGAGCGCCGCGCGGGGCACTTCTACGGTCCCGGCACGGAATGGGCCGCGCACCTCTGGCCGGCGATGGCGACGCCGGGTCTGCCGATCTCCGTCTATCGTCAGCCGGGCAACAGCGATGGTCGCGCCGAGTCGGCCCGGTTGGCGCAGCTGCTCGGTGACGGCACCATCCGGGAAATCACGG
This DNA window, taken from Oleiharenicola lentus, encodes the following:
- a CDS encoding ArnT family glycosyltransferase: MRFLPPRTTSLLVLLLITAGTLWLRWPAFSFGLWNLDEAIHATAARAILDGGVLYRDAIDQRTPLSYYAVAGVFAIFGENNLWAVRCAIALLIAGTGWLLFLAGRTLRGGFAGIAAAALFVLLTTAMLYAGDANAANTEWFVAFFTSAGAAVLLLGGTKPSARQIFLTGALFGCAFLSKQPALLDAAAPFATLLYLGWRANRPPRRLALTLLTLIGGWLAPVLLTAGYLAARGALGDAIFYTWIYNLRFYGPETTLADRVMSALLPFRLLGAAQPGLLALWFAGAGFVLHRVLQRRPEPAEQATNPGLLFVAVWSLVALAGAAAGGRDFQHYHIQFLAPFSLGAGLALALLPGWLGSARSRWLRVAAALLLALVTYHTAVLALSARRPNRVVPVDPSMRVSNHIREHSNAADRIFVWGYHPDIYLLADRLPASRFLYASFLTGLVPWTNGAPGVDTSYAIVPGAMDTLLRDLAASRPLFIVDCSAGPNRFWSKYPLEKFPPLHAFIRAGYKQVESHYFLPQGFRLFQRKEPGEIVPEEAFPLLPPAVTDQFTLGTLGSPLVPVRASARHGADVTMVDRHLEFFAHAPSTITYRVPANAAFLRGGFGIRPGAYAPENKGPTDGAEFLVRWRPDGGKEEILFRHLLRPRDEPADRRVHGFRVALPPHQGGELELVITAGPYENTASDWTYWSDLLLEYSR